One window of the Maylandia zebra isolate NMK-2024a linkage group LG19, Mzebra_GT3a, whole genome shotgun sequence genome contains the following:
- the tdrd6b gene encoding tudor domain-containing 6, which produces MCSIPGLPAPGTEISVLITRVNLKPNCGLVELWVNMDDEKKHIYEQMREEIQTPHRKFSGLEGKPGDLCLVCINETWHRARIVSIESQTYSLFLIDQGQPHIATSAVLAWAQNDSFLLPPEIECCILANILSLEKNFPHRATKFLMSLPGKKFRGLVQYVLMPDRTILLDIPVVSKHMCKSRVAKKIPVEEFKNIVLKCLNLPNDESSEAFDVTQEQSLNVSSQFAKHNQYFYPELLTDILETVYVTEVIDPENVFCQLVILSKAVKILSEQIHQHYEESSSFGEELPQSCGDPCAAKGTDGRWYRSLLKQNIETCDGAVKVFHVDEGKNDLVPVEDIRPLAGKFLRMPVITYRCSLNGIKENGREWTAVQTDLLKSLLLNKTVVVTFDHYDATQDVYNVTLYAANATCVNSSFLEKADFIPLSKLEQDLIVQNESLNSSILSLLEDEQCMNLQNKVHVIPDGIPEGTAPSSKNKTVNGGQECASPSCNGDIYMKASSEPAVDCNGNTTSSFCSELQSACHDSAFTVGSSVTVKVSCIESLQKFWCQITEDDDSLRCLMQDLQNHYSSARSQPLIQSICVARNPDDNMWYRARIVANSNSPVVDVRFIDYGQIQKVPLQDVHPIDPAFLRLSTQAFPCCLFSLKSPTYPVTTTWNSDALAEFHKFVDLSASTDSSLKCVVKAVESDEEGLLLNMVDIQTAFGSARELLDKKCAQSEAHLQSPPQVTSDVYNYSTYNIEVGGKENVWITSSETVNHFYCQLDRNAKLFDKLMESVAQLLSEPQRSDQTLGLSSLCFARYTDNEWNRGQVVEITPKHKVHFVDYGDTLVVSETDICPFPTEASVARSCPVQAIPLGLFDVPAELPQEVNQWFADRAVGRSFTISVAKVENGKLIVELYDGSVSVNMKVRERMAKTKQNKMTDVNQQTDQHHFNSLNKGCSAQESVLVETAGQNGVHGNDRMSAADDLKGSSKSTANVASPRIEHATVLDEGTKPIMLVTLENKTVAETSVQICHSDSDTQHSNSCLEKNLTICMYNWPNISQKRIEDVYASCIVGPHYFWCQYNTEDLNMISKLAQETGQIQDAVFPEVLVPGSPCLALFSSDNQWYRAQVIQKTNSTLDVLFIDYGNESEVSIKDVRSIPQHLLEIPPQAFLCFLDGFECEGSWDDDVYDDFYNLVVDKPLKLTVINKEKYSEMAVPQYAVNIECVKMFISSLVQENRKSLSGENSENQTDQAESFSQGIQTENNTTHFDAPKGNDNLCMYKEPQLSQIDAETVYASCIGDPFYFWCQYANTEGLREVSQLVQEAGEAQKDTMLHETPHPGSPCLALYSSDNQWYRAQVIEKADSTLHVLFIDYGSESEIDIRNIRSLSQPLLEKAPQAFLCCLNGFKESEGSWNDSVYDDFYTLLINKPLNLRVISIGNHSKVGVPQYHVEIECEGVAVNTLMQKYWNPVTEECVDAESHQTENLPQGGQTEPDVKQICVAEENVFKCMYKEPRLSPNDTEMVYASCIVGPHFFWCQYANTEDLCKVSQLAQEAGEAQQKLFPETPGPGSPCLALYSDDNQWYRAQVIENAETSLHVVFIDYGNESQVDIGDIRSLPQTLLEKAPQAFLCCLNGFKESEESWDDTVYDDFFNLVINKPLRLTVISIGDHSDITVPQYHVKIECEGVNVNKQMHKYWKGVARDGALAESVESVYKDETSAKDEIDEA; this is translated from the exons ATGTGTTCAATTCCCGGGCTTCCAGCACCAGGAACAGAAATCTCTGTTCTCATCACCAGGGTGAACCTGAAACCCAACTGTGGTCTTGTGGAATTATGGGTAAACATGGATGATGAGAAGAAACACATTTACGAGCAGATGAGAGAGGAAATTCAGACTCCTCACAGGAAGTTTTCTGGATTAGAAGGGAAACCAGGGGATCTCTGTCTGGTCTGCATCAACGAAACCTGGCACAGAGCTCGGATCGTATCGATTGAAAGTCAAACAtacagtctttttctaattgatCAGGGGCAGCCCCACATTGCCACAAGTGCAGTTTTAGCATGGGCTCAAAATGACAGCTTTCTCCTGCCTCCTGAAATCGAATGTTGCATACTTGCAAATATCTTGTCCCTTGAGAAAAATTTCCCTCATAGAGCTACAAAGTTTTTGATGTCTCTGCCTGGGAAGAAGTTTAGGGGACTCGTTCAATATGTACTGATGCCGGATAGGACAATTCTCCTTGACATACCAGTTGTTTCGAAGCACATGTGCAAGTCTAGAGTTGCAAAGAAGATCCCAGTGgaggaatttaaaaatattgtaCTGAAATGTCTAAATTTGCCCAATGATGAGTCTTCTGAGGCCTTTGATGtaacacaggaacagagcctGAATGTTAGCAGCCAATTTGCTAAACATAACCAATACTTTTACCCAGAGCTGCTTACTGACATTTTGGAAACGGTTTATGTGACTGAGGTAATTGATccagaaaatgttttttgccAGCTTGTTATTCTTTCAAAAGCAGTGAAGATATTGTCTGAACAGATCCATCAACACTATGAAGAGAGCTCTAGTTTTGGAGAGGAACTTCCGCAGAGCTGTGGGGATCCATGTGCTGCTAAAGGGACAGATGGCAGATGGTACCGCTCATTACTAAAGCAAAACATTGAGACCTGTGATGGTGCTGTAAAAGTTTTTCAtgtggatgaaggaaaaaatgACTTGGTGCCTGTTGAAGACATCAGGCCACTGGCTGGCAAATTCCTGAGAATGCCAGTTATCACATATCGTTGTTCTCTAAatggaataaaagaaaatggCAGAGAGTGGACTGCAGTGCAGACAGATTTGTTGAAATCACTCCTGCTGAACAAGACTGTGGTGGTGACGTTTGACCACTATGATGCGACTCAAGATGTCTATAATGTTACACTCTATGCAGCTAATGCTACCTGTGTCAACAGTTCTTTTCTGGAGAAGGCAGACTTTATTCCCCTCTCTAAGCTTGAGCAGGATTTAATTGTCCAGAATGAATCTCTTAACTCATCCATTCTCAGTTTACTTGAAGATGAACAATGCATGAATTTACAGAACAAAGTCCATGTCATTCCTGATGGTATACCGGAGGGAACTGCGCCAAGCTCCAAAAACAAAACGGTCAATGGTGGACAAGAGTGTGCATCTCCTTCTTGTAACGGTGACATTTATATGAAAGCAAGCTCTGAACCTGCAGTAGATTGCAATGGGAATACTACATCAAGTTTCTGCTCTgagttgcaaagtgcttgtcaTGACAGTGCATTCACTGTAGGAAGTAGTGTCACTGTAaaggtgtcttgcattgaaagcCTACAGAAGTTCTGGTGTCAAATAACAGAAGATGACGACTCCCTCAGATGCCTTATGCAAGATCTGCAAAATCACTATTCATCCGCCCGCTCTCAGCCACTTATTCAGTCCATCTGCGTTGCCCGTAATCCAGATGATAACATGTGGTACAGAGCAAGGATCGTTGCTAATAGCAATTCACCTGTTGTAGACGTGAGATTTATAGACTATGGTCAAATTCAAAAGGTCCCTCTGCAAGATGTGCACCCCATTGATCCAGCTTTCTTGCGGCTAAGTACTCAGGCTTTCCCATGTTGCTTATTCAGTCTGAAGAGTCCTACTTATCCCGTTACCACTACTTGGAATAGCGATGCCTTAGCAGAGTTTCACAAGTTTGTGGATTTAAGTGCGTCGACAGACAGTAGTTTGAAATGCGTTGTAAAGGCAGTGGAATCTGATGAAGAAGGTCTGCTGCTTAATATGGTAGACATTCAGACTGCATTTGGTAGTGCACGTGAGCTTCTGGATAAGAAATGTGCACAGTCTGAGGCACATCTGCAATCTCCTCCACAAGTCACATCTGATGTGTACAATTACTCCACATATAATATTGAGGTGGGTGGTAAAGAAAATGTGTGGATAACATCTTCAGAGACTGTCAATCACTTCTACTGCCAACTGGACAGGAATGCTAAATTGTTTGACAAATTGATGGAAAGTGTTGCACAACTCCTTAGTGAGCCACAGCGCTCAGATCAGACTCTTGGACTCAGTAGCTTGTGCTTTGCAAGGTACACTGATAATGAGTGGAACAGAGGTCAAGTAGTAGAAATAACTCCAAAGCACAAAGTGCACTTTGTGGACTATGGGGATACTCTTGTAGTCAGTGAAACTGATATCTGTCCCTTTCCCACTGAAGCGAGCGTGGCCAGGTCATGTCCAGTGCAAGCTATTCCCCTCGGACTGTTTGATGTCCCTGCAGAATTACCCCAGGAGGTCAACCAGTGGTTTGCAGATCGTGCTGTTGGCCGTAGTTTCACCATTTCCGTGGCAAAAGTGGAAAATGGAAAGCTAATTGTTGAACTGTATGATGGCTCAGTGAGTGTGAATATGAAAGTCAGAGAGAGGATggctaaaactaaacaaaacaaaatgaccgATGTCAATCAGCAGACTGACCAGCACCACTTTAACAGCTTGAACAAAGGCTGTTCAGCACAAGAATCAGTATTGGTGGAGACAGCAGGACAAAATGGAGTCCATGGTAACGATAGGATGTCTGCTGCAGATGATTTAAAGGGGAGTTCAAAATCCACAGCTAATGTCGCTTCACCACGGATTGAGCATGCAACGGTTTTGGATGAAGGAACAAAACCCATAATGCTTGTCACTcttgaaaacaaaactgtagCAGAGACTTCTGTTCAGATTTGCCACAGTgactcagacacacagcacTCCAATTCTTGCCTTGAGAAAAACTTGACCATCTGCATGTACAATTGGCCAAATATTTCTCAAAAACGGATTGAGGACGTGTACGCTTCCTGCATTGTTGGACCACATTATTTCTGGTGTCAGTACAACACTGAAGATCTCAACATGATATCAAAGCTTGCTCAGGAAACTGGGCAAATTCAAGACGCAGTTTTTCCTGAGGTACTGGTGCCTGGAAGTCCATGCCTTGCTCTCTTTTCCAGTGACAACCAGTGGTACAGAGCTCAAGTAATTCAAAAGACTAACAGTACTCTCGATGTTCTATTTATTGACTATGGAAATGAGTCTGAAGTTAGCATTAAAGATGTGAGGTCAATACCCCAGCATCTGTTGGAGATTCCTCCTCAggcatttctttgctttctagATGGCTTTGAGTGTGAAGGCTCCTGGGACGATGACGTGTATGATGACTTCTACAATCTTGTGGTTGATAAGCCGCTCAAATTGACAGTCATTAATAAGGAAAAGTATTCAGAGATGGCGGTTCCTCAATATGCAGTGAATATTGAATGTGTTAAGATGTTCATCAGTAGCTTAGTGCAGGAAAACAGGAAATCACTGTCAGGAGAAAATTCAGAGAACCAGACTGATCAAGCAGAAAGTTTCTCCCAAGGCATTCAAACTGAGAACAACACAACTCATTTTGATGCTCCCAAAGGAAATGACAATCTTTGCATGTACAAAGAGCCACAGCTTTCCCAAATCGATGCAGAGACTGTATATGCTTCTTGCATTGGGGATCCCTTTTACTTCTGGTGCCAGTATGCCAACACAGAAGGTCTCCGTGAAGTGTCACAGCTTGTTCAGGAAGCAGGAGAGGCACAGAAGGACACGATGCTCCATGAGACTCCCCATCCAGGGAGTCCATGCCTCGCTCTATATTCCAGTGACAACCAATGGTACAGAGCCCAAGTAATTGAGAAAGCGGACAGCACACTGCATGTTTTGTTCATTGACTATGGAAGCGAGTCCGAGATTGACATCAGGAACATCAGATCATTATCCCAGCCTCTGCTGGAAAAGGCTCCTCAGGCCTTTTTGTGCTGCTTAAATGGATTTAAGGAGTCCGAGGGCTCCTGGAATGACTCAGTTTACGATGACTTTTACACTCTTTTGATTAATAAACCACTTAATCTCAGAGTAATCAGCATAGGAAACCACTCAAAGGTTGGTGTTCCTCAGTATCATGTTGAAATTGAGTGTGAAGGAGTGGCTGTGAACACACTAATGCAGAAATACTGGAATCCGGTTACAGAAGAATGTGTTGATGCTGAAAgccatcaaacagaaaacctcCCACAGGGTGGTCAGACTGAACCTGATGTGAAACAAATTTGCGTTgcagaagaaaatgtttttaaatgcatgtaCAAAGAGCCGCGACTTTCCCCCAACGATACAGAGATGGTATATGCATCTTGTATTGTGGGACCACATTTCTTCTGGTGTCAATATGCCAACACAGAGGACCTCTGCAAAGTGTCGCAGCTTGCTCAGGAAGCAGGAGAGGCACAGCAGAAACTGTTCCCTGAGACTCCTGGTCCAGGCAGTCCATGCCTCGCTCTGTATTCCGATGACAACCAATGGTACAGAGCCCAGGTTATTGAGAACGCTGAAACTTCACTGCATGTTGTGTTCATTGACTATGGAAATGAGTCTCAAGTTGACATCGGTGATATAAGATCACTGCCTCAGACTCTGTTGGAGAAGGCTCCTCAGGCCTTTTTGTGCTGCTTAAATGGATTTAAGGAGTCTGAGGAGTCTTGGGATGACACAGTTTATGATGACTTTTTCAACCTTGTGATTAATAAACCACTCAGACTGACAGTAATCAGCATCGGAGACCACTCGGACATCACTGTTCCTCAGTATCACGTTAAAATTGAGTGTGAGGGAGTGAATGTGaacaaacaaatgcacaaataCTGGAAAGGAGTGGCCAGAGATGGTGCCTTGGCAGAAAGTGTGGAATCAG tatacAAGGATGAAACCAGTGCTAAGGACGAGATTGACGAGGCTTAA